The segment TTTTGCAGGAGGAACCGTTGTGCATATGTCTGCTGGTATGGCAGCTTTGGCGGCAGCAATGTATCTTGGTAAACGACGACATACTATAGAAAAACCTGCAAATATTCCGTTTGTAATCTTAGGAACAGGTTTGTTGTGGTTTGGTTGGTTCGGATTTAATTCAGGTTCTGCTCTTGGGGCGAATACCGACGCGGTTATTGCCTTTTCTAATACTAATGTGGCGTCGGCAACAAGTATGATTACGTGGTTGTTTTTTGAGCGATTCCATAACCGAAAAATGTCATCATTAGGTGCGTGCATTGGAGCTATTGTTGGATTGGTTGCGATCACTCCTGCTGCAGGTTTTGTGACCATTGGGCAAAGTGTTTTTATCGGGTTTGTAGCTGCTATTGTGAGCAATATCGCCATACAATTGAATAAAAAATCACAAATAGACGATACCTTGGAGGTGTTTCCGAGTCATGGTGTTGGCGGTATTGTTGGGATGATACTTACTGGTGTTTTGGCAAAAGATGTCGGATTGATATATGGAGAGACAACGACATTTACGCATCATATGATTGCGTTGGTAGGTGTCGCTATATTTACCTTCTTCGGGAGTTTACTGCTTCTAAAAATCGTTGATATTGCTATTCCACTGCGCGTAAGAGAAGACCAAGAACTAAGAGGTCTTGATATTTCGCAGCATGGCGAAAATATAGAATAGGAAACTATAGCACTCTAAACGATTAGATTGTAAGATGTTAAATATACCCACTAATGGGTATTTTTTAAGGTTCACCATAACACTACTTTTACAGGTCTATTAACCAACAATTTAATCATGAAGAGTTTTTTCCGTTTCTATTTATTATTTAGTTTAATTACAGTTGCATTTTCCTGTTCTGACGATGATAGTGGCGATTCACAATCCACCGACCCTATTAATATCCAATTTATTAGATTTGGAGATAATCTTGTACCCAGTTCAGTAGTTCCTAGAACAACGTATTTGGATACAGATAGTAACCGTCAGGTTACCTCTTATTTAAATACTGATATCAGTGGAAATATATTTAAGTTATCAAAACTAGTAGGAGATGATGGATCCGGTTTATCTAATGTAATTTCATTTGATCAAAATGGAATAATTAATTCCGTGTATCAACAAGACCCTATAACTGGAGTAATATCCAATAAAGTTTTTGTTTTAGAAGATGAAGCTACTGGCAATGTGTATTTTGGAAATGAAGACGGAGTTCAAGAAATTGCAAGTGGAACATCGTTAAGCGATTTTGGTAATTTTTTGAATTCTGATGATGATTTGTTAGCGTCAGATGCTCTTAATACAAGTAAAAATATCATTGAAAAACTTCTTTTTTATGGCAATGATACCAGCACAAATAGATCAAGTTTAAATTTGGGGGCTCTTTTTATTGGTGCAGTTGCTATAATTGCTATTATGGCGTTAGCAGGATCAGCAACTATAACAACTACTGTTGGAGAGCAGATTAATTCTGGAGGAAATTTTTCTGAATGTCAATGGACTAACTCATGTGAATCTGAAAGACGAGCAAACAACGAAGAAAATTTTTGTTCGATTCCTTATACAGATTTTATTTGTTCTGAAGTAGTCGATGTTACCGAAAGTCCATGCGAAGACTCAGATTTAGAAGTCATCATTGGAGTCGATCCAGGTAATTTATTAGTGGCGATTGTCAATGGTGATTCTTTAGATTATGATTTTTATTGGTCTACAGGAGAGATAGATACGGGCTCATGTTGTGACGATATTACGGTTTCTGAAGATGGAACGTATTACGTTATTGCCGTCGACGATAATGGTTGTGTAGCTTTTGCTTCTGCTACAATTGAAGATGATGTAGAAGTTGACCCAAGTTTGCTTACTGGAAAAACATGGTATCTCACTGGAGAGACAGAAAATTCAGTAAATATATTTAATCCTGAAAATTGTAATATCACTTTAGAATTTAATGAAACACAACTATTTTCTACAGAATTTTTTGGTGATGAATGCGAGTCCTCTGATGAAATACCAAGTAACTATGAAGTTAATGGTAACATCATTACCGAAACAGCAGAAGGAGATACCTCATTCATTACAATTTTAGAATTGACACCTTTTAAATTAGTATTACAAGAAGTTGACGGCCCGTTTACTTACGTTGAGACCTATACTAATATTTTTGGAGGATGGTCTTTTTCTGGAAATTCCAATTGCGTTGTTTCTAATGGTGATACTTTTACAGATAATGGATCTGGTGAACCTTTAACACTAAATAATAATTATACCGTAGTCTTTCCTGATGATTCTAATGGAAATTATTTATCAAATAGTTTTACTTTTGAAAATAGTATTTTAACTATAAATTTAAGTTATCAAGATTTTTTCTCACCGGCATGTGATGGTGTTAATTTTCAAACAGCCATGAACTCCTTGACTCTAACTTATGATAACGCTACAAATACATTTACAGGA is part of the Formosa sp. Hel1_31_208 genome and harbors:
- a CDS encoding lipocalin family protein, yielding MKSFFRFYLLFSLITVAFSCSDDDSGDSQSTDPINIQFIRFGDNLVPSSVVPRTTYLDTDSNRQVTSYLNTDISGNIFKLSKLVGDDGSGLSNVISFDQNGIINSVYQQDPITGVISNKVFVLEDEATGNVYFGNEDGVQEIASGTSLSDFGNFLNSDDDLLASDALNTSKNIIEKLLFYGNDTSTNRSSLNLGALFIGAVAIIAIMALAGSATITTTVGEQINSGGNFSECQWTNSCESERRANNEENFCSIPYTDFICSEVVDVTESPCEDSDLEVIIGVDPGNLLVAIVNGDSLDYDFYWSTGEIDTGSCCDDITVSEDGTYYVIAVDDNGCVAFASATIEDDVEVDPSLLTGKTWYLTGETENSVNIFNPENCNITLEFNETQLFSTEFFGDECESSDEIPSNYEVNGNIITETAEGDTSFITILELTPFKLVLQEVDGPFTYVETYTNIFGGWSFSGNSNCVVSNGDTFTDNGSGEPLTLNNNYTVVFPDDSNGNYLSNSFTFENSILTINLSYQDFFSPACDGVNFQTAMNSLTLTYDNATNTFTGTSQSSRNDVIGSDCTRLGETCTGTVSMTR
- a CDS encoding ammonium transporter → MGKKLNFIVLAVLVLLVLFCGTEYQILENVASIDSGDTAWMIVATALVFLMTPGLAFFYGGMVNKKSVISTMLQSFVALGVISILWVIVGFSLAFGDSLYGIIGNPMTFFCFKDVSVSPNPDFAGTIPFLLFALFQLKFAIITPALITGSFAERIRFRSYILFMVLFSIFIYSPLAHMTWHPDGLLRNWDVLDFAGGTVVHMSAGMAALAAAMYLGKRRHTIEKPANIPFVILGTGLLWFGWFGFNSGSALGANTDAVIAFSNTNVASATSMITWLFFERFHNRKMSSLGACIGAIVGLVAITPAAGFVTIGQSVFIGFVAAIVSNIAIQLNKKSQIDDTLEVFPSHGVGGIVGMILTGVLAKDVGLIYGETTTFTHHMIALVGVAIFTFFGSLLLLKIVDIAIPLRVREDQELRGLDISQHGENIE